The following coding sequences lie in one Streptomyces venezuelae genomic window:
- a CDS encoding aldo/keto reductase: MERRTIGAGALEVGAVGLGCMPMSWAYTGSRQRGDASMRTVHAALDAAGGADGGRGGGMLLDTADMYGPFTNELLIGRVLKERRAEAFVSTKCGLLVGEQHIVANGRPGYVKRACDASLRRLQTDTIDLYQLHRADPEVPIEETWGAMAELVAAGKVRALGLCAVGARAQRRSAPGRPGRGLHDLTIRQLERVQQVFPVSAVQAELSVWSPEALDALLPWCVARGVGFLAAMPLGNGFLTGTLKPGMGFEPDDLRARHPRFTAEMMAANQPLVVGLRRVAERHGATPAQAALAWVLAQGRHVVPIPGAKRERWAVENAGAASIRLTERDLAELAALPPALGSWD, encoded by the coding sequence GTGGAGCGCAGGACGATCGGCGCGGGGGCGCTCGAAGTGGGCGCCGTCGGACTCGGCTGCATGCCGATGAGCTGGGCGTACACCGGCTCGCGGCAGCGGGGCGACGCGTCGATGCGCACCGTGCACGCGGCGCTGGACGCGGCGGGTGGCGCCGACGGGGGCCGCGGCGGGGGGATGCTCCTCGACACGGCGGACATGTACGGGCCCTTCACCAACGAGCTGTTGATCGGCCGGGTCCTGAAGGAACGGCGCGCGGAGGCGTTCGTCTCGACGAAGTGCGGGCTGCTGGTGGGCGAGCAGCACATCGTCGCCAACGGCCGTCCCGGCTATGTGAAGCGGGCCTGCGACGCGTCGCTGCGACGGCTCCAGACGGACACCATCGACCTGTACCAACTGCACCGCGCCGACCCCGAGGTCCCCATCGAGGAGACGTGGGGCGCGATGGCCGAACTCGTCGCCGCGGGGAAGGTGCGGGCTCTGGGGCTGTGCGCCGTGGGGGCGCGCGCCCAGCGGCGTTCTGCGCCGGGGCGCCCGGGTCGGGGGCTGCACGATCTGACGATCCGGCAGCTGGAGCGGGTGCAGCAGGTGTTTCCGGTGAGCGCGGTGCAGGCCGAGCTGTCGGTGTGGTCGCCGGAGGCGCTGGACGCGCTGCTGCCGTGGTGTGTGGCGCGCGGTGTCGGGTTCCTCGCGGCGATGCCGCTGGGGAATGGTTTCCTCACGGGGACGCTGAAGCCCGGCATGGGCTTCGAGCCCGACGACCTGCGGGCCCGGCATCCCCGGTTCACCGCGGAGATGATGGCGGCGAACCAGCCGCTGGTGGTGGGGTTGCGCAGGGTGGCGGAACGGCACGGGGCGACTCCGGCGCAGGCGGCGCTGGCGTGGGTGCTCGCGCAGGGGCGGCACGTGGTGCCGATACCGGGGGCCAAGCGGGAGCGGTGGGCGGTCGAGAACGCCGGGGCGGCGTCGATCCGGCTCACGGAGCGTGACCTGGCGGAGCTCGCGGCGCTGCCGCCGGCGCTGGGGTCGTGGGACTGA
- a CDS encoding helix-turn-helix transcriptional regulator has product MLAAVETRSVSPVFVGRTDELGVLNEALARATGTPLEGAGGPGPGEPQALLLGGEAGVGKTRLVEEFTAAAREQGAVVAVGGCVEIGADGLPFAPFSTALRALRRLLPDELAAAAEGQEEELARLLPELAGPAPHGHTPGGRSDEGTARLFELTARLLERVSRDRTVVVALEDLHWADASTRHLLAYLFRTLRGGRLVLLATYRADDIHRRHPLRPLLAELDRLRTVRRLELGRLTKDEVARQMAGILATEPEPSLVDDVFDRSDGNAFFVEELAVASHGGDSCAGLTDSLRDLLLVRVEELPEDTQRVARIVAEGGSTVEYELLAEVAGLGEDDLIEALRAAVGANILLASPDGDGYRFRHSLVREAVSDDLLPGERSRINRRFAEALEADPSLVAADQRAARLATYWYHAHDAAKALPAVLGASVEARHRHAYSEQLRLLERAMELWDDAPDAVRRELRPADYVEGYPPCGCDPATTPLDYLDLMAEATVAGRLCGERERALKITKRALRTLDDGHDPHRAAWFWIARSRLVSTLGRSDGWDEIAKAEELMRGLPPSEVHAEVLVHRASWGMLHAPGPETLAAAERAVEYARMVKADVIELNARLTRGALLVEAGDPEAGLAEMYEIRDRVVRDALVTNLSRVHINLPSSLEGVGRSAEAVRVGMEGIEFCRKYGLVDTEGWVWANVAESLISLGRWDEAAEAVAHTQRCVQSSKPRVSASERLARMALHRGEYAAALRHMQTAHHHLGTHDPQPQYTLVLLRIALGVAAAEGRILDARAALERGVAPGLPFGTYKYGWPLLLAAARMEADARGLPAAEPGRPAALARIRAATKSLATPIPLWRAYDEWTRAELLRSEGRDTLADWTTVVAAVEPLDRPFDLARVRLRLAESLLGPDTTDRERAADLLRQAAEVADRLGARPLSDAITGLAQRARLTLNPAETARAPEAPADPAEALGLTSRERDVLRLVAVGRSNRQIAEELFISPKTASVHVSNILAKLSVTGRGEAAALAHRLRLFPPAVR; this is encoded by the coding sequence ATGCTCGCGGCTGTGGAGACCAGGTCCGTCAGCCCGGTGTTCGTCGGCCGCACCGATGAACTGGGCGTACTGAACGAAGCGCTCGCCCGCGCCACGGGCACCCCCCTCGAAGGAGCCGGGGGCCCGGGCCCGGGCGAGCCCCAGGCGTTGCTGCTCGGCGGCGAGGCGGGAGTCGGCAAGACCCGCCTCGTCGAGGAGTTCACCGCGGCCGCCCGGGAACAGGGCGCCGTCGTCGCGGTCGGCGGCTGCGTCGAGATCGGCGCCGACGGCCTGCCGTTCGCCCCCTTCTCCACCGCGCTGCGCGCCCTGCGCCGCCTGCTCCCCGACGAACTGGCCGCCGCGGCCGAGGGCCAGGAGGAGGAGCTCGCCAGACTCCTGCCCGAACTGGCGGGACCCGCCCCGCACGGACACACCCCCGGCGGCCGCTCCGACGAGGGCACGGCGCGCCTCTTCGAACTCACCGCACGCCTCCTGGAACGCGTCTCGCGCGACCGCACCGTCGTCGTCGCCCTGGAGGACCTGCACTGGGCCGACGCCTCGACCCGCCACCTCCTCGCGTATCTCTTCCGCACCCTGCGCGGCGGCCGCCTCGTCCTCCTCGCCACCTACCGCGCCGACGACATCCACCGCCGCCACCCCCTGCGCCCCCTCCTCGCCGAACTCGACAGGCTGCGCACCGTGCGCCGCCTCGAACTGGGCCGCCTCACCAAGGACGAGGTCGCCCGCCAGATGGCCGGGATCCTCGCCACCGAACCCGAACCGTCCCTGGTGGACGACGTGTTCGACCGCTCCGACGGCAACGCGTTCTTCGTCGAGGAGCTCGCCGTCGCCTCCCACGGCGGCGACAGCTGCGCCGGCCTGACGGACTCCCTGCGCGACCTGCTCCTCGTCCGCGTGGAGGAGTTGCCCGAGGACACCCAGCGGGTGGCGCGGATCGTCGCCGAGGGCGGCTCCACCGTCGAGTACGAACTGCTCGCCGAGGTCGCCGGGCTCGGCGAGGACGACCTGATCGAGGCGTTGCGGGCCGCGGTCGGCGCCAACATCCTGCTCGCGTCCCCGGACGGCGACGGCTACCGCTTCCGGCACTCCCTGGTCCGCGAGGCCGTCAGCGACGACCTGCTGCCCGGCGAGCGCTCCCGCATCAACCGCCGCTTCGCCGAAGCCCTGGAGGCCGACCCCTCGCTCGTCGCCGCCGACCAGCGCGCCGCCCGCCTCGCCACGTACTGGTACCACGCGCACGACGCGGCCAAGGCCCTGCCCGCCGTCCTCGGCGCCTCCGTCGAGGCCCGCCACCGGCACGCCTACAGCGAGCAACTCCGCCTCCTCGAACGCGCGATGGAGCTCTGGGACGACGCCCCGGACGCCGTCCGCCGAGAACTCCGCCCCGCCGACTACGTAGAGGGTTATCCGCCCTGCGGCTGCGACCCCGCCACCACGCCCCTCGACTACCTGGACCTGATGGCCGAGGCCACGGTCGCGGGCCGCCTCTGCGGCGAACGCGAACGCGCCCTGAAGATCACCAAGCGTGCCCTGCGCACCCTCGACGACGGCCACGACCCCCACCGCGCCGCCTGGTTCTGGATAGCCCGCTCCCGCCTCGTCTCCACCCTGGGCCGCAGTGACGGCTGGGACGAGATAGCCAAGGCCGAGGAGCTGATGCGCGGCCTGCCGCCGTCCGAGGTGCACGCCGAGGTCCTGGTCCACCGCGCCTCCTGGGGCATGCTCCACGCCCCGGGGCCCGAGACCCTCGCCGCCGCCGAACGCGCCGTCGAGTACGCCCGCATGGTCAAGGCCGACGTCATCGAGCTCAACGCCCGCCTCACCCGCGGCGCCCTCCTCGTCGAGGCCGGCGACCCCGAGGCCGGCCTCGCCGAGATGTACGAGATCAGGGACCGCGTCGTCCGCGACGCCCTGGTCACCAACCTGAGCCGCGTCCACATCAACCTGCCCTCCTCCCTGGAAGGCGTCGGCCGCTCCGCCGAAGCCGTCCGCGTCGGCATGGAGGGCATCGAGTTCTGCCGCAAGTACGGCCTGGTCGACACCGAGGGCTGGGTCTGGGCCAACGTCGCCGAGTCCCTCATCTCCCTCGGCCGCTGGGACGAGGCCGCCGAGGCCGTCGCCCACACCCAGCGCTGCGTCCAGAGTTCAAAACCCCGCGTCTCGGCCTCCGAACGCCTGGCCCGCATGGCCCTGCACCGCGGTGAGTACGCCGCCGCCCTCCGGCACATGCAGACCGCCCACCACCACCTCGGCACCCACGACCCCCAGCCCCAGTACACCCTCGTCCTCCTCCGTATCGCCCTGGGTGTCGCCGCCGCCGAGGGCCGCATCCTCGACGCCCGCGCCGCACTCGAACGCGGCGTCGCCCCCGGCCTCCCCTTCGGCACCTACAAGTACGGCTGGCCGCTCCTGCTCGCCGCCGCCCGGATGGAGGCCGACGCCCGCGGCCTGCCCGCCGCCGAACCCGGCCGCCCCGCCGCCCTCGCCCGCATCCGCGCCGCCACCAAGTCCCTCGCCACCCCCATCCCGCTCTGGCGGGCCTACGACGAATGGACCCGCGCCGAACTCCTCCGCTCCGAGGGCCGCGACACCCTCGCCGACTGGACCACCGTGGTCGCCGCCGTCGAACCCCTCGACCGCCCCTTCGACCTGGCCCGTGTCCGCCTGCGCCTCGCCGAGTCCCTGCTCGGCCCGGACACCACCGACCGCGAGCGCGCCGCGGACCTCCTGCGGCAGGCGGCGGAGGTCGCCGACCGGCTCGGCGCCCGCCCGCTCTCCGACGCGATCACCGGACTCGCCCAGCGCGCCCGCCTCACCCTGAACCCCGCCGAGACCGCCCGCGCCCCCGAGGCACCGGCCGACCCCGCCGAGGCGCTCGGTCTCACCAGCAGGGAGCGGGACGTCCTGCGGCTGGTCGCCGTGGGCCGCAGCAACCGGCAGATCGCCGAGGAGCTCTTCATCTCCCCGAAGACGGCGAGCGTCCATGTCTCCAACATCCTCGCCAAGCTGTCCGTCACCGGCCGCGGCGAGGCCGCTGCCCTCGCCCACCGCCTGCGACTCTTCCCCCCGGCGGTGCGCTGA
- a CDS encoding PQQ-dependent sugar dehydrogenase encodes MIVHRPAVTAVLAAAALVFAAGCSSGDDEPDRAESPPKRDGTSQSPTGRAGADAPPEKGSAKVTRTLTTGLKSPWGLAALPDGDLLVSSRDEGTITRIDGKSGKKTELGSVPGVSPGGEGGLMGLALSPTYASDHFVYAYFTTESDNRIARMLYDEKKPEGEQLGAPDTVFKGIPKGQIHNGGRIAFGPDKMLYAGAGETGDTDLAQDKKSLGGKILRLTPDGEPAPGNPFGDSPVYSFGHRNVQGLAWDEQKRLWASEFGQDTWDELNEIESGGNYGWPEVEGKEDKEGFRDPVAQWKTSEASPSGVAYAEGSVWMAGLRGERLWRIPVRGVEGEPEPQAFLKGEYGRLRTVLAAGGDKLWLVTSETDSRGTPEKGDDKILEVRVK; translated from the coding sequence CTGATCGTGCATCGACCTGCTGTCACGGCCGTGCTGGCCGCCGCTGCCCTCGTGTTCGCGGCCGGCTGCTCGTCCGGCGACGACGAACCGGACCGCGCCGAGAGCCCGCCGAAGCGGGACGGGACCAGCCAGTCCCCCACGGGCAGGGCGGGCGCCGACGCCCCGCCGGAGAAGGGCTCGGCGAAGGTCACCCGCACCCTCACCACGGGCCTCAAGTCCCCCTGGGGCCTCGCCGCGCTGCCCGACGGCGACCTGCTGGTGTCCTCGCGCGACGAGGGGACGATCACCCGGATCGACGGGAAGTCGGGCAAGAAGACGGAGCTCGGCTCGGTGCCGGGCGTCTCCCCCGGTGGCGAGGGCGGCCTGATGGGCCTCGCGCTCTCCCCGACGTACGCTTCGGACCACTTCGTGTACGCGTACTTCACGACGGAGTCCGACAACCGCATCGCCCGGATGTTGTACGACGAGAAGAAGCCGGAGGGTGAGCAGTTGGGCGCGCCCGACACCGTCTTCAAGGGCATCCCGAAGGGCCAGATCCACAACGGCGGCCGGATCGCTTTCGGCCCGGACAAGATGCTGTACGCGGGCGCGGGTGAGACGGGGGACACGGACCTCGCGCAGGACAAGAAGTCCCTGGGCGGCAAGATCCTCCGCCTCACCCCGGACGGCGAGCCCGCCCCCGGCAACCCCTTCGGCGACTCCCCCGTGTACTCGTTCGGGCACCGGAACGTGCAGGGCCTGGCCTGGGACGAGCAGAAGCGGCTGTGGGCCTCGGAGTTCGGCCAGGACACCTGGGACGAGCTGAACGAGATCGAGTCCGGCGGGAACTACGGCTGGCCTGAAGTGGAGGGCAAGGAGGACAAGGAGGGTTTCCGCGATCCGGTCGCGCAGTGGAAGACCTCCGAGGCCTCACCGAGCGGGGTCGCCTACGCCGAGGGCTCGGTGTGGATGGCGGGACTGCGGGGCGAGCGGTTGTGGCGTATCCCGGTGCGGGGCGTGGAGGGCGAGCCGGAGCCGCAGGCGTTCCTGAAGGGCGAGTACGGCCGCCTGCGCACGGTGCTCGCGGCGGGCGGCGACAAGCTGTGGCTGGTCACCAGTGAGACGGACTCGCGGGGCACCCCGGAGAAGGGGGACGACAAGATCCTGGAGGTGCGGGTGAAGTAG
- a CDS encoding 2-hydroxyacid dehydrogenase — MTTDVWLPFEAHEIQGLPAAADAGLTYRYWDGGPDFPADPADCVFYVVPYMKGTETAVRPLSAMTSVRVVQTLTAGIDHVEPGIKFLAPGVELCNARGVHEASTAELALTLVLASLRGIPRFVEGQRQEEWRSGFYPALADKSVLIVGYGSIGSAIEDRLTAFECARVARVARSARATERGPVHPLAELPSLLPQADVVILSTPLTEATRGLVGADFLARMKDGALLVNVARGPVVDTKALLAELESGRITAALDVTDPEPLPAGHPLWHAPGTLVSPHVGGSSSAYLPRAKRLLAAQLTKYVAGQSLDNVVLTTGS; from the coding sequence ATGACGACAGATGTATGGCTTCCGTTCGAGGCGCACGAGATCCAGGGCCTGCCCGCGGCCGCCGACGCCGGGCTCACCTACCGTTACTGGGACGGCGGCCCCGACTTCCCCGCGGACCCGGCCGACTGCGTCTTCTATGTGGTGCCCTACATGAAGGGCACGGAGACCGCGGTACGTCCCCTGTCCGCCATGACGTCCGTGCGCGTCGTACAGACACTGACCGCGGGCATCGATCACGTGGAGCCGGGGATCAAGTTCCTCGCGCCGGGCGTGGAGTTGTGCAACGCCCGCGGCGTCCACGAGGCGAGCACCGCCGAGCTCGCGCTCACCCTCGTCCTCGCCTCGCTGCGCGGCATCCCGCGCTTCGTGGAGGGGCAGCGGCAGGAGGAGTGGCGGTCCGGTTTCTACCCGGCGCTCGCCGACAAATCCGTGCTCATCGTGGGATACGGATCGATCGGTTCCGCCATCGAGGACCGGCTCACCGCTTTCGAATGCGCGCGGGTGGCGCGCGTCGCGCGCTCTGCCCGTGCCACGGAGCGCGGCCCCGTGCACCCGCTCGCCGAGCTGCCTTCCCTGCTGCCCCAGGCGGACGTCGTCATCCTTTCGACACCGCTCACCGAGGCCACGCGCGGGCTGGTGGGAGCCGACTTCCTGGCCCGCATGAAGGACGGCGCGCTCCTCGTGAACGTGGCCCGCGGACCCGTCGTCGACACCAAGGCGCTCCTCGCCGAACTGGAGTCCGGCCGCATCACCGCCGCCCTCGACGTGACCGACCCCGAACCGCTGCCCGCAGGTCACCCGCTGTGGCACGCTCCAGGAACACTGGTCAGCCCGCACGTGGGCGGCTCGTCCTCGGCGTACCTGCCCCGCGCCAAACGCCTGCTGGCCGCGCAACTGACCAAGTACGTGGCCGGACAGTCACTGGACAACGTGGTGCTGACAACGGGCAGTTGA
- a CDS encoding DUF6191 domain-containing protein, translating into MFNAIEALFAPGRRHTDDEKKRLELSRVDVADGDPGRGPIDLTSGKVVVRPPVPSPREDGDEPES; encoded by the coding sequence GTGTTCAACGCGATCGAGGCCCTGTTCGCGCCGGGCCGCAGGCACACCGACGACGAGAAGAAGCGCCTGGAACTGAGCCGCGTCGACGTCGCCGACGGCGACCCGGGGCGCGGGCCGATAGACCTGACCTCGGGCAAGGTGGTCGTACGCCCGCCCGTGCCGTCCCCGCGCGAGGACGGCGACGAGCCGGAGAGCTGA